The sequence ttttaacctgtaaattgaaaaatatttaccaAAACATAAAGGGCTTGGAAATTTAGATCCCGACTGATTAatatccaaatttcatatttaaagTAGAAAGTTATCTTAAAATTCTAAACACCCCTAACGTAATATATTGAAGTTTTAATATGTTTGTGAATGCTGAAAGTAAACTGAAAACATTAGCAATACTGTAGCATGTTTAACACCACAAAAATATTGGTTTTAAACCTATTGTGctaaaaagaaagtaaaatgaACACGAAATACgtttattttttgaaagatgcaaaaaagaaaaacgaaatATAAAATCTTGAAAGGTTAATTTTTGAATAATTATCCGCCAACTTGAAAGAGATTCTGAGTTCAACTAAAGAGTTAGTTGGTAATTATGTAGAGTTTTGAGGAATAGGATGAGAACATTTTTCTATCTAGTATCAACAAAAAGCTATATTTCCCTCCCCCTTAGCCAGTACATATATCACTCACGTACTTTGAATAATAAGAATGAATGTCTCAATCCTGATAAAGCTCAAAGAATCTGATCTCAAATTTATACAAGGaattccaaaaaataaaaataaactacTGCTTTATTTGTAATTACTTTGCAGAAGCATCAATGGCTCACAACATAAACTACCAAAAAACTAATAGGACTTCTGTATTATCTATACTTGAATCATATATGAAGTTTACTAAGCACTCAACTTGCTTTTGACGTGTCTTCTTGATTGGTATCTTTCTTCTCCATGTTTGGTAACTCTCTCCTCTGGCTGGAACTTGGCATTTTTCTTGCTGGTGGAGCTGAACAAACCGGTACAACTGATCTAATTCGAACAGCTGGTGCCATGAAGCTAGGTCGTAGTCCTCCCAGTTCTATTCTTTCAGGCATGAGTGCGGCTGAAGACGAAGGAATCCCAGTTCTCATTCTTGGTGGAGCAGGAATGCTGCTTGGGAAATTTTGTGGTCTTGACCCCAGTGAAGAAGTAGGCCTTACAGTTCTCATTATTACAGGATCTGCAGCAAATTGTGGTCTTAGGCTTATAGGAGTACTTACTCTTGGAGGATTTTGGGGTCTCAAATTAGGCCTACAAGAGTCAAAACCATGAGGCCTTTGTAATCCGAAGTCAACTGGCTTAAAACTAGGATCCATCATCCTAGGGTGAGGCCATCCAAATTGCCCAGTTGGGTTGCATTCCAGCTGAAGTCTTCCAACTTTGCTTCCTAACTCACCAAGGTTCTGTTTCTCATCCTGAACTTGTTCCTGGATTCTTAGTTCAGTGCCGCTGTTTCCAGGACTAAAGGGATCTGACACTACAGATGGAGAGTACTCGGGTGATTCTTCTGGCTTTTCTTCCTGTATCTCTTGAATAGTCACTGTGGACTTGCCCCTGATTGGGTTAGGAACTAAATGGTTTGAGAAGCAGAATGATGGGCCTGATGTAGCAATTGTAATTCTAGGTCCCGCAGAGGTTGACTGTTGCCCTCTTGCTGGAAAGTATAGACAGTGATCAGGGTGGAGCACAGATTGCATAAATGGAAACATCTGAGGAATAGATGGAGTAGCTAGTGAAACAGGAAACGGCAGCAGGCGATTTTGTTGCTGCAATAATTGCTCTTGCTGCCACAATTCATACATTGGGGAATAATTAGAATAAGCCCAGTTCTGGAATTGCATAGGATATAAGCTTGGTGATGGCAGGGTAGATTTGTTGTAGATGGGAATGTATGTCTGCTGTCCATGTCGGCGATCACTTTGAGTATTTTTAGACTCTGACGGCTGAAAACTTCCAAGAATACGAGCAATAATTACTTGTTCCTGTTCTTCATTGCCTCTAGACTCTGCTGAAGAAGTCGAGCCACGTCCAGCCACTGCATGGATAACATGGAATAATTTACATATATTGGCGTTTACCTTCAGTAAGTAAATTACAGATATGAGCAATTTCCCTGGTTGAACTGGTAAGCAGCAAAATGCATGAAATAGCGCATGGAATCTTTCAAGGCGAACCACAACATGCTTGTTTTCTAGAGCACActcagaagaaaaagaaaacaaacaataatgAGAAAATGCATACATCTTTTCAGGGCTGTCCAAGCAGCCATCGCAGCATTTTTCTGAGCTTGTTTCTTTGTCCTAGATGGTTCCCCCATAAAGCTCATTCCTGCTAGCTCAACTGTACATGAGAACACAGGAACATGGCCTGGTCCAGATCGAACAGTCGTATAAACAGGAAGGTTCAACCCAGCTCTATGAGCAGTTTCCTGAAGCAAGTTCTTGTAAACTCCAGTTTCATCCTGTGCAGCAAAAAACCACAATACTAATTATTGAACAACTTTGCACTATCGaactaaaagaagaaaagcaatacaacttTTGCTACTAACTAATACTCTTGCAGCCAATGCTCTGGAAGGGCCTCTTTTTGCAAGTGTGCTCAATGCTACTTCTGCTGCAGCATGTTCTGCCTGTCTAAGAGTAGAGCAAAATGTAGGACTTTCAAAAGTTTCTCCATTGAAGTTGACTGTTGCTTTGAATCGAGGGGCATGGTCTGGTCCTTCTCGGATGCATGAATAAGATGGCAAATTGAAGCAACTTCTCTGAGCCAACTCTTGCAATTGGTTCTTATACATGCCTGTGTATACATGAAACAATGTGGCACATGCCATGGTAGGttatttcattaattataCACTTGGTGGATGACAAGGGTAATTGGTAAACTGTTCCTAAATTTTCATCATTAGATGATGGTCAGATTATGTGATTTTATTACAATATCTTATTTGCATACGAATTGAcatacaaaaattgaaaaaacttTTTGACActagaaaaatcaaaacttcAGCCTCAGGTCTTGACTTGGCAGCAATTCCTGTGGGGATAAGTTTACAAACAGGAGCTGAGCTTCAAAATTCTTGCTACAAACTAGCCACGTCCTCTCTCCACAAGAAGACCCTCATCACCAGTAATCATTACATGAGCATTTCCCATCAACAAAGTGATCGAAACGATTGGCATCTCTCACAATAAGTTCCCTCCTCACAAtcttggatatatatatagtcacaTTGTGACAATCAACACATACACGCAGATTCTTTGTGATTCAAGCTCCCAGCTGGTGTGCTTAAAAGTCCAAATGCAATGGCTAATCTCTCACTGTGGTCCCATTGCAACCTTACCTTCGCAGGCTCATCCACGTCACGAAGAACACCACTTGTATCAGGTACATAATCAGAAGCCTCAACTACTACTCTTAAATTCTCCAAATGCTGATGAATCTCTGCCCAATTTGGATGTGCGTTGTCTCCAGCAAAAAATTAGTAAACTTGGTGTCCTACTTCAATCAAGCTACACCCTGGTGTTTTTTTGAGTCCTTTCGTCCTCGTGTGGCTTTGAATATAATTTACAGAATCCCATCTCCTTGCTTGAGCATAAATGTTTGATAACACAACATAAATTCCAGGGTTCATGGAATCAATACAAAGTAATCTATCTGCTGTCTTTATACCCCAGATCAATGTTCTTGTGAGCGTGACATCCATTTAGCAACGCTTCAAGAACATAATTTCCTGGTTTATAAGGCATTTGCTCCATCAATGCCTCTGCTTCTTCAAATCGGCCTGCTCAGCTTAAAAGATCCACATAACCAGCGTAGTGTTTTTCCATCAGCACAATGTCAGGGTCTCTCTCCATGCTATGGAATAATTTGATCCCCTCTTCGACAAGTCCTGAGTGACTACAAGCTgttagaagagagagaaaggaggtCTCATTTGGCTTAAATCCCTCATCCTTCATTCTTCTATAAACGCCAAGAGCTTGCAGTCCATAACCATGAATACCATAGCTTGTTATCATAGAGTTCCATAGGATAACATCTCCACAAATGGAGCAATTTTCAAATATCCTCTCAgaatactttatttttccacaCTTCgcatacatattttttttgaatagaaacatTGTATTGATAATCAAGAGGAAAAATCCTTGATCAAACAAGaagaccaaaaataaagagtcTGACCTActaagattgaaaaaaaactgtataaaaaacacaaaaacacaaaacttcAGTAAAATCATCTTAAGACTGCCATCATGTCTCTCATGATGGTAGAGTAGTGATAGTCCTTGAACTGCCCCAAAACCGAAGCCCAAAGGGATGCCCAAAATTTAATTCTGTCCCATAATTCCTCAACCCTTACTCCTATATGACCCTGAAAAATTCTTCGATTTCGCTCCATCCACAAGGCTGTCATGTTAACTACACCAAATGCATGGACATGCTGGATTAAATTACCATGAACATTCCTTCCTTTCTTCAGAGAGCCTAAATGGAAACAAGAATGGAATAAACTAACAAGTGTTACTGAATTTGCAGCAATTCCCTCTTCTCGCATCTGACAGAATCGTTTCAAGGCTTCTTCTGCATGCCCATTTTGTGCCAATCCTACCAGCATAGCAGTCCATGTAATCACGTTCCTCTCTTTCATTCTGTCGAAGACAAAAGGTGCTTGCTTTATTGCACCACATTTAGAGTACAGATCAACAATGGCAGTGGAAAAAAAcgatttaaatcaaaaccccTCCTAAAAGCACAACAATGTAGGATTTTTCCACTTTCCAGATCAGCTGTTTGAGAACAGCCCTGAACAAGGCTCACCATAGTCCCAAAATCAAACCTACCATCACTTGTGACTAATCTGTGGAAGAAGACAAAAGACACATGTATCATCCCATTTTGAGTACACCCCGATATCATGACATTCCATGAAACCAAATTTCTTGTCTGCATGGTCTCGAAAACCCAACAGGCACTTTGCATTTCACCCATATTACTATGCATATCAATTAGTGAGGTCCGTACCTCATTACCCATTCCCAGTCTAACTATGCACCCATGAACACATTTTCCAAGCTTGAAATCCCCACCTTTCATGCAAACTTGAATTATGCTGAACATAGTGACTAGACTTGGCCACCCCACAACTACACATTTCTAGAAACATATCAATTGCCTTACTAAACTGACTAGATTGCACATAGCCACCAATCATGGAATTCCAACAAACAACATCTCTTCACGGCATCCTATCGGAAAAACCTTTGTGCATCACCAATCTTATGAACTCCCCAAGAACCAATCACTTTCAATTAATTTATCCACAACTCTCTTAATAACTTCCATATCCCTTTTATAATCTGATAAGCCCATGCACGCCTCGAGTGCAAATTACACATATAGCTATCAGTCTCTAAATTGAAAGAACCCATCAAACTAAACAAGTTAAGGGTCTCATtgtatctctcttttcttaaATACCCATAAATCATGGCATTGCATAGAATGGTTATTGGGTGAAAAAATTGATCGAACACATGACGGGCATCAACCAAACTACCCAAATCAGAGTAAGCTTTAACAAGCTTTGTGGCCAAAATCTGGTTTTTGAATATAGAACTAGTGATAATCTGGGAATGGATGGCCTTGACCCCGATCAGTCTTTCTGAAAATGTTGTAAGAGTGACAAGAATTCATGAACATTGGCAGGTGATTGACTGAACTGGGAAAATGcgattgaagaagaagaagaagaaacatatGCTGAGAAGCAAGATGAGTTTGGGAGCAAAGCTGTGGATATGAAGGGGCCCATCTTAAAAGTTATGATATATAGAACAACAAACAACAACTATTGAATTTAGTTTAGCAATTGACCAAGAATAAAACAGAATTCATATGATTTAGAatacaaatgaaaagaaattcattgtcaaacaaaagcaaaggaagTAAATCCTACaaccaaaaacagaaatgaATCATATACCTCAAATAATTTGACAACATCCCAAATAGAAAATCCTCGTCAAAGAcctgaagaaaagaaacatatCATATAGTAAGAgaagatagagagagataaatccaaaaccaaaatcataTACATGGTGTGGTTCCAAAAAAAGCAAATAGATAGCGAGCAAATCGAAGAAAACATTGACCTTTGAGCGCTTATCGGCACCAAGATCAGCAGCCTCTACAATTTCTTCCCAGCAGCAATAGAGTATCGAAGGCAACTGTCCAGTCGTCTATCGTTCTTGCCAAGTACATAAAGTGTGGAGCTTCAATTTCTTGAACATGTCATCAGCTCCGGAAGGTAACTGTTGCTCAGAGCAGTGTCCGGTTTCCATGATATTTGTGTTGTGTTGGccggttttttttattttgttttaaatggtTGTTGTTTTACCGTTTTACcctgttttaattaaatttccggttttgaaaattttacttCACCAAAGGCATTtgtgggtttttatttttcaaatgtttCACTTTCAAGCCTTTCCAAGCATTTTAAAGATTACGGAGTTGAGTTTAATATTCAGATTTGATCGTATAAAAAAAGATGCAGGCACTATCTACATAATGTTGAGGAGAggagaaaatcaaattaatatGAACTCCATCATTtctgaattattattattattaaggtGGACTGTCCTGCAAATATCACAATCACAAATGCGTCTCCCTCAACTTGTTCTATACAAATGAAATGCACTATATATACTTGTGGTACATAGTGTTGCGTGCAGAACTCTATTTCCACACTGTATATCAAAGTCTTCATCTTGATGTAATTTTATTACCGAGGGTGGAAGGTTATCATGAAATTGTGTcattttcaatgaaattataaatattttaggtATATGATCTGAATATCTGTGATCAGGTTAATACAAAGTGGAACATAAGCTCCATTTACTATATAAGCTAAAGATACAACCTTACATATTTATTGCTGGATTAATTGCTGAAAGAAAGcttattttattacttattTCACAAGGCATGCATGTCACCAACACAGGTTACTCAGACCACAATGCCTTTGACATGTAGCTAAACAGGAGATAacagacacagagagagaggagcgAGATTAGACCAAACCAACGGAGAAATAAAAGCCCTTTACCATCAGATCAGATAGATAGTTGTTCATGGCCATGATGGCACATTGAATCTGACATTTCGCTTTGCAGCATCTGTCTGATATTCATCTCGCTTTGCACTTTCCTTCAAGTAGCGCAAGGCTGTCTCCATGTCACCTGTTGGGGTGGTAAGTCTTCCCTCGCGACCGGGAGCTGGTGGAGCCCATGTCGAACGGATTGGCCTAGCACCGTTGGATATCACGGTTGGTCCCACGCTGCCACTATCATTTTTGCGGTGATAGTCATCGTAGTTGGTGTTTCCATTTGGCTTGTACAATGGTTTGTTGTTGTAGTCACTATAATCACCATAGCCTGTAGTGCTATTATGCCCCGTTTGCTGGGGCGGTTGGTGCCAGTTTACACCGCTCAAGGGTCCAACCCTAGAGGGTTGATCACGGCTTGCTTCAGTGTGGACTTTGGTGAGGAAATTACCAACTTCCCGCGGATAATCATGTTCGGGGCTGGAATTCCTGCGCAACCTTTGATCATCAGCAGCATAACCATAACCTTTCACAGGGCTTGAAGGCTTGTGCAGCTTGTTGTAATCATCAACAGGATAACCATAACCTTTCACAGGGCTTGAAGGCCTACGCAGCTTGTTGTGATCATCAACAGGATAACCGTAACCTTTCACAGGGCTTGAAGGCCTACGCAGCTTGTTGTGATCATCAACAGAATAACCATAACCTTTCTCAGGGCTTGAAGGCCTGCGCAGCTTGTGATCGTCAGCAGAGTAGCCGTAACCTTTCACAGGGCTTGAAGGCCTACGCCATTTGTCATCAGCATACCCGTACTGTTTCACTGGTTCAACAACCACTGTGGGAGGAGAGCTATGCTTGTATGCAGCCGGGAACGCAGGTGAGAGAATACGTTCCTGAATGATTGTCTCAGTTTTTGTTACATAGGCCCCTGGATTATGGAGGGGAGTGCAACCAATGATTGTTCTTTGTGTTCCGTCAGCATCAACGATGACTGTACGACACTCATCATCTGCATAGCTTGTCTTGCTCCATTCATTTGGGTGTGGTCCTGCCCCCTTGCTGTTAGAGTAACCTGATCTATAACCGTAATCATAGCCGGCCATTTCTTAGGCTGAAGCTTTGAACTATATGATTTACTTTGAGGACTTGTTTCTCTCTTGAAACATGTTGAGGCCTCtcctttaatatatatattgaaggTACAGATATTTTAGCTTTCTATCACATATGCTTCTTTCTCCGATGCACTTCATCATTCCCTTTCGCATTGCCAAAGTGTTGAAAGAATCATATTCTGCCAATTCATGGATTGGGACCACCTCCATTATTCTGAAGGTCTGATCTTCACTGTTTCATTGGGAGCATAGTTTGATTGAACTTTCTGTCGTGTCCGCCCTCAACTATAGATCCTGGTTGGCCATTCTCCTCCCACCCATATCACCTCATCTTCAGGACTACTAGGCTTAAAATGTTTCCCCTGAAGAGATCCATCAAGGATCAATTCTACACCTTTGGCCCAAATCTAGATTTATTCCCTTTTAGAAAGTCTGAAGAATCATGTTCTGCTCACACATGGATTGAGACATCCACTAAACACATGATCCCCTGTCATTTCCTCTGTTCTGAGCAATTGCAAATCCACCCAAGTTTCCTCCCTTATTCGTTTAATCTGTGATGTATTCTTAATGTGAACAGAATATAGTAAAGAGAATAACTTTACATCCTTTATTCTA comes from Prunus dulcis chromosome 6, ALMONDv2, whole genome shotgun sequence and encodes:
- the LOC117631582 gene encoding double-stranded RNA-binding protein 3-like isoform X2 encodes the protein MYKNQLQELAQRSCFNLPSYSCIREGPDHAPRFKATVNFNGETFESPTFCSTLRQAEHAAAEVALSTLAKRGPSRALAARDETGVYKNLLQETAHRAGLNLPVYTTVRSGPGHVPVFSCTVELAGMSFMGEPSRTKKQAQKNAAMAAWTALKRLAGRGSTSSAESRGNEEQEQVIIARILGSFQPSESKNTQSDRRHGQQTYIPIYNKSTLPSPSLYPMQFQNWAYSNYSPMYELWQQEQLLQQQNRLLPFPVSLATPSIPQMFPFMQSVLHPDHCLYFPARGQQSTSAGPRITIATSGPSFCFSNHLVPNPIRGKSTVTIQEIQEEKPEESPEYSPSVVSDPFSPGNSGTELRIQEQVQDEKQNLGELGSKVGRLQLECNPTGQFGWPHPRMMDPSFKPVDFGLQRPHGFDSCRPNLRPQNPPRVSTPISLRPQFAADPVIMRTVRPTSSLGSRPQNFPSSIPAPPRMRTGIPSSSAALMPERIELGGLRPSFMAPAVRIRSVVPVCSAPPARKMPSSSQRRELPNMEKKDTNQEDTSKAS
- the LOC117631582 gene encoding double-stranded RNA-binding protein 3-like isoform X1, yielding MYKNQLQELAQRSCFNLPSYSCIREGPDHAPRFKATVNFNGETFESPTFCSTLRQAEHAAAEVALSTLAKRGPSRALAARVLDETGVYKNLLQETAHRAGLNLPVYTTVRSGPGHVPVFSCTVELAGMSFMGEPSRTKKQAQKNAAMAAWTALKRLAGRGSTSSAESRGNEEQEQVIIARILGSFQPSESKNTQSDRRHGQQTYIPIYNKSTLPSPSLYPMQFQNWAYSNYSPMYELWQQEQLLQQQNRLLPFPVSLATPSIPQMFPFMQSVLHPDHCLYFPARGQQSTSAGPRITIATSGPSFCFSNHLVPNPIRGKSTVTIQEIQEEKPEESPEYSPSVVSDPFSPGNSGTELRIQEQVQDEKQNLGELGSKVGRLQLECNPTGQFGWPHPRMMDPSFKPVDFGLQRPHGFDSCRPNLRPQNPPRVSTPISLRPQFAADPVIMRTVRPTSSLGSRPQNFPSSIPAPPRMRTGIPSSSAALMPERIELGGLRPSFMAPAVRIRSVVPVCSAPPARKMPSSSQRRELPNMEKKDTNQEDTSKAS
- the LOC117631378 gene encoding uncharacterized protein LOC117631378, whose amino-acid sequence is MAGYDYGYRSGYSNSKGAGPHPNEWSKTSYADDECRTVIVDADGTQRTIIGCTPLHNPGAYVTKTETIIQERILSPAFPAAYKHSSPPTVVVEPVKQYGYADDKWRRPSSPVKGYGYSADDHKLRRPSSPEKGYGYSVDDHNKLRRPSSPVKGYGYPVDDHNKLRRPSSPVKGYGYPVDDYNKLHKPSSPVKGYGYAADDQRLRRNSSPEHDYPREVGNFLTKVHTEASRDQPSRVGPLSGVNWHQPPQQTGHNSTTGYGDYSDYNNKPLYKPNGNTNYDDYHRKNDSGSVGPTVISNGARPIRSTWAPPAPGREGRLTTPTGDMETALRYLKESAKRDEYQTDAAKRNVRFNVPSWP